In Syntrophobacterales bacterium, one genomic interval encodes:
- a CDS encoding substrate-binding domain-containing protein, which yields MKQRLKSGWMGAIVALALITVMALPSFAAGPAQRNIILATTTSTQDSGLLDVLIPVFEKKTGYFVKTIAVGSGQAMAMGQKGEADVLLVHSPEAEKKFMAEGYGVNRLIVMHNDFVVVGAPADPAGIKGAKSTPEAFGKIAAAGSLFLSRSDNSGTHAKEKGVWKAAGINPEGQKFYQQTGLGMGQTLNVAAEKKGYTLADRGTYLSMKKNLGLDILKEGDPILLNVYHVIQVNPAKWPKVNTEGAKAFSDFMVSAETQGIIKTFGIAKFGGALFFPDAGKKE from the coding sequence ATGAAACAAAGATTAAAAAGCGGTTGGATGGGAGCGATTGTCGCTCTCGCATTGATAACAGTTATGGCGCTGCCTTCCTTCGCGGCGGGCCCGGCGCAGAGGAACATAATCCTGGCCACGACAACCAGCACGCAGGATTCGGGGCTCTTGGACGTCCTGATCCCGGTCTTTGAAAAGAAGACCGGTTATTTTGTCAAGACAATCGCCGTTGGTTCCGGTCAGGCGATGGCGATGGGGCAAAAGGGCGAGGCGGATGTGCTATTGGTGCATTCGCCCGAGGCGGAGAAAAAGTTCATGGCGGAGGGATACGGGGTGAACCGCCTGATCGTGATGCACAACGATTTCGTTGTAGTGGGCGCGCCTGCCGATCCGGCCGGGATCAAAGGGGCAAAAAGCACGCCGGAGGCCTTCGGTAAAATTGCTGCCGCGGGCTCATTGTTCCTGTCGCGGTCGGACAATTCCGGCACCCATGCCAAGGAAAAGGGCGTCTGGAAGGCCGCGGGGATCAACCCCGAGGGGCAGAAATTCTATCAGCAAACCGGCCTGGGCATGGGGCAGACGCTGAACGTCGCGGCCGAGAAGAAGGGATATACACTGGCCGACCGGGGAACCTACCTTTCCATGAAAAAGAATCTGGGCCTGGATATCCTGAAGGAGGGCGACCCGATCCTGCTTAACGTCTATCATGTGATTCAGGTCAATCCGGCGAAATGGCCGAAAGTAAATACCGAAGGCGCGAAGGCCTTTTCCGACTTCATGGTCTCCGCAGAAACTCAGGGAATCATCAAGACCTTCGGCATCGCCAAATTTGGAGGGGCGCTCTTCTTTCCCGATGCGGGCAAGAAGGAATAG
- a CDS encoding ABC transporter permease, protein MELIIEGFRQALYLIFTLDREVIGITLLSLKVSGSATVLSMVGGIFVGTTVALARFPGRQLVVSLINTGMGLPPVVVGLFVTIFLWRNGPLGYLDILYTPTAIILAQTVIAAPIVTGITLAAIQNLPPNLRLQILALGATRLQMVWLLVKEARLPLLAAVMAGFGGVISEVGASIMVGGNIKGYSRVLTTATVMETSRGNFEIAIALSVILMLLSFLVNALLTRIQQRERPR, encoded by the coding sequence ATGGAACTGATTATTGAGGGGTTCAGGCAGGCCCTTTATCTGATCTTTACGCTGGATCGGGAAGTCATCGGGATCACGCTGCTGTCGCTCAAGGTTTCGGGAAGCGCGACCGTGCTCAGCATGGTCGGCGGCATCTTTGTCGGCACAACTGTCGCGCTTGCCCGCTTTCCGGGAAGGCAGTTGGTCGTGAGCCTGATCAACACCGGGATGGGACTCCCGCCGGTCGTCGTCGGTCTCTTCGTGACGATTTTCCTCTGGCGCAACGGTCCTTTAGGTTATCTGGATATCCTCTATACGCCGACTGCGATCATCCTGGCCCAGACCGTCATTGCCGCCCCGATCGTCACGGGCATAACGCTCGCGGCCATCCAGAACCTGCCTCCCAATCTTCGCCTCCAGATCCTCGCCCTGGGCGCCACGCGCCTCCAGATGGTCTGGCTGCTGGTGAAGGAGGCGCGCCTGCCGCTTTTGGCCGCCGTGATGGCCGGCTTCGGCGGCGTCATTTCGGAGGTTGGCGCCTCCATCATGGTCGGCGGGAACATCAAGGGCTACTCCCGTGTCCTGACGACAGCGACGGTGATGGAGACGAGCCGGGGGAATTTCGAAATCGCCATCGCCCTTTCGGTAATTCTGATGCTGCTCTCCTTTCTTGTGAACGCGCTCCTCACGAGGATTCAGCAGCGGGAGAGACCCCGATGA